The following are encoded in a window of Haliotis asinina isolate JCU_RB_2024 chromosome 14, JCU_Hal_asi_v2, whole genome shotgun sequence genomic DNA:
- the LOC137260783 gene encoding uncharacterized protein, whose product MPGFIQYRKDRTGRTGGRLVTFVANNCTSSVVVSEVGSLETQVISVTLANSKEIKIANVYHRTAEPTNIHELNKLIDLVGHSGLILGDFNAHSPLWDEGAKHSDCFGRMVEDWVESRGLIILNDGSPTRHCPIRGGWTGLDLAIATNDLAHDCQWQVHDDSMGSDHYPCITHLGTPPLCDHHVNPRERGNFSKADWSLFSTECNKIDPSEIISDDIETFCLNLTSAIYKAARASIPLTQPKHGSRAVPWWNEEIAKARRIRKKALNRLQRDKSAVGQVREARKKVKDLIDQARADSWQKFCGSLNHKTNSKQVWQKIHAIRGKRKSACNPKITGATSIPEKASILATHFASVSSSNNFSEEFTKSEKPPPRPKQPPGEQHAYNQCFSVEEFRTAIHHKKGTSPGEDMVSYEMLKRLPDSVAKVVAQLYSQSDMG is encoded by the coding sequence ATGCCTGGCTTCATACAATACCGCAAAGATAGAACGGGGCGGACAGGTGGTAGACTGGTTACTTTTGTCGCCAACAATTGTACATCCAGTGTGGTCGTATCAGAGGTGGGAAGCCTTGAAACCCAAGTCATCTCAGTCACGTTGGCAAATAGCAAAGAAATTAAAATCGCAAATGTCTATCACAGGACTGCCGAACCCACCAACATCCATGAGCTTAACAAACTCATCGACCTGGTCGGGCATTCAGGCCTAATCCTCGGTGACTTCAACGCCCACAGCCCGCTGTGGGACGAGGGAGCCAAACACTCAGACTGCTTCGGCAGGATGGTGGAGGACTGGGTAGAGTCACGAGGACTCATAATTCTGAATGACGGCTCTCCAACTAGACATTGTCCTATCAGGGGCGGATGGACAGGCCTAGATCTTGCTATTGCCACAAACGACCTAGCCCACGATTGCCAATGGCAGGTCCATGATGACAGTATGGGAAGTGATCACTACCCGTGCATCACACACCTTGGCACACCTCCTCTATGCGACCACCACGTAAATCCTAGAGAGCGGGGGAACTTCTCCAAAGCAGACTGGTCCCTATTCAGTACGGAATGCAATAAAATCGACCCGTCTGAAATCATCTCTGATGATATTGAAACCTTCTGCCTCAACCTAACGTCAGCTATATACAAAGCGGCCCGGGCTTCAATACCTCTCACCCAGCCAAAACACGGCTCCCGTGCCGTCCCATGGTGGAATGAGGAAATAGCCAAAGCTAGACGCATTAGGAAAAAGGCTCTAAACAGGTTACAAAGGGACAAATCTGCCGTAGGACAAGTCCGAGAAGCCAGGAAAAAAGTTAAAGATCTCATTGATCAGGCCAGAGCTGACTCATGGCAAAAGTTCTGTGGATCGCTCaaccacaaaacaaacagtaaacaagTCTGGCAAAAGATACATGCTATCAGAGGGAAACGCAAGTCCGCTTGCAATCCCAAGATAACAGGGGCTACATCCATACCGGAAAAAGCCAGTATCTTAGCCACCCACTTTGCCTCTGTCAGTAGCAGCAACAACTTCTCTGAAGAGTTTACAAAGTCAGAGAAGCCACCGCCACGGCCCAAACAGCCCCCAGGCGAACAGCACGCCTATAATCAATGCTTCAGTGTGGAGGAGTTCAGAACTGCCATACACCACAAAAAAGGTACTAGTCCCGGAGAGGACATGGTCAGCTATGAGATGCTAAAAAGGTTGCCTGACAGCGTAGCCAAAGTCGTCGCACAATTGTACAGTCAATCTGATATGGGATAA
- the LOC137260784 gene encoding uncharacterized protein, translating into MIDDLFEHVPRDSYTNTSKFADDGAVWVRHRELSKIQAQLREALDGVEQWCGKWGFTISPEKTVGVVFKRKGCRVSHTPCLKLKGKEVKFEKSAKFLGVTFDQHLTWAKHIDNITQSCQKDLNAMRAVSGSSWGANSETLLTLYKSLIRSKIDYVCEAYHSASQSALSRLENIQYQALKLVTGAATCTSHQALLVETGELPLHLRREKLTLNYWSRCSNPLVTRLWEEKLYSGRTKARPNTTPGGLRVIQLRREHGCDQVEPPTQPMTVQCPPWRLRSPNVDTTLTNEPPKSVNPMLLRVRALSRIATVYEDSAYIYTDGSKDPVRNRTAYGILIHTATSNHTISARLPDGQSVYTAELEAIHHALRYCRNLHEKRVVILSESLSAIQSLATKHSSSRPDTIHEILVLIQKLRQENEKEVTLCWIPSHVGIPGNERADKLARQALELNVSLEHPYSKSEIRSMIQNSITSKWQMLWDTSDKGYIRWLHQFRPSVKGKLLGPSQNRRVDIMITRLRLGTTKTSYKDCPTCHTKATVSHIMLDCQRFDTIRQTLKEETKLDTLTAKQLLAHTEHHSMYKLLANFLLDSELCQYI; encoded by the coding sequence ATGATTGACGACCTATTTGAACATGTCCCACGGGACAGCTACACCAACACCTCTAAGTTCGCCGATGACGGGGCTGTATGGGTCAGACATCGAGAGCTATCCAAGATCCAGGCTCAACTCAGGGAAGCTCTCGATGGGGTGGAACAATGGTGCGGCAAATGGGGTTTCACTATCTCACCTGAGAAAACAGTAGGAGTGGTTTTCAAGCGTAAGGGTTGCCGTGTAAGCCACACACCCTGTCTAAAACTCAAGGGCAAAGAGGTCAAATTTGAGAAATCAGCCAAGTTTCTCGGGGTAACCTTCGATCAACATCTCACCTGGGCCAAACATATAGACAATATCACCCAGAGTTGTCAGAAGGACCTCAACGCTATGAGAGCTGTATCCGGCAGCTCATGGGGAGCCAATAGCGAAACACTCTTGACCCTCTATAAGTCCCTAATCAGGAGTAAAATAGACTATGTGTGCGAAGCCTACCACAGCGCTTCCCAATCGGCCCTGAGCCGgcttgaaaacattcaataccAAGCTCTTAAACTGGTCACAGGTGCGGCGACCTGTACCTCCCACCAAGCCCTATTAGTGGAAACTGGGGAGCTACCACTCCATCTCAGGCGAGAGAAACTGACATTGAACTATTGGAGTCGCTGCTCCAATCCACTCGTCACTAGGTTGTGGGAGGAGAAACTCTACTCTGGTAGAACCAAAGCGAGACCCAACACAACGCCAGGTGGGCTCAGGGTCATCCAGCTAAGGCGAGAGCATGGATGCGATCAGGTAGAACCTCCAACCCAACCAATGACAGTGCAATGTCCCCCATGGAGACTCCGGTCCCCAAATGTCGACACCACTCTCACAAATGAACCGCCTAAAAGTGTGAATCCAATGCTACTACGTGTCAGAGCGCTCAGTAGGATTGCCACGGTTTACGAGGACTCGGCGTACATATATACTGACGGATCAAAAGATCCCGTGAGAAACAGAACCGCCTACGGTATCCTCATCCACACAGCCACCTCCAACCACACAATCTCGGCACGCCTGCCGGACGGTCAATCGGTCTACACTGCAGAGCTGGAAGCCATACACCATGCACTTAGGTATTGTCGCAACCTACATGAGAAACGAGTGGTTATCCTCTCAGAGTCTCTCAGTGCAATCCAGTCACTGGCAACTAAGCACTCCAGTAGTAGACCCGACACCATCCATGAGATCCTGGTTCTCATTCAGAAACTAAGACAGGAAAATGAGAAGGAGGTCACGCTGTGCTGGATACCATCTCACGTTGGTATACCCGGCAATGAGAGAGCAGACAAACTAGCCAGACAGGCGCTAGAATTGAATGTGTCACTGGAACATCCCTATTCAAAAAGCGAAATCCGAAGTATGATCCAGAATTCAATCACTAGCAAGTGGCAGATGCTATGGGACACCTCAGACAAAGGCTACATCAGATGGTTACATCAATTCCGCCCCAGTGTGAAAGGGAAGCTACTAGGCCCCTCACAAAACAGGCGAGTTGATATCATGATCACACGCCTGAGGCTAGGTACCACCAAAACCTCATATAAAGACTGTCCAACATGCCACACCAAGGCCACTGTCTCTCATATCATGCTGGACTGCCAACGATTTGACACAATCAGGCAGACACTTAAAGAAGAAACCAAGCTAGATACATTGACAGCAAAGCAGTTGCTGGCTCACACGGAGCACCATTCAATGTACAAGCTACTAGCAAACTTTCTTCTGGACAGTGAACtatgtcagtatatataa